Proteins encoded by one window of Scatophagus argus isolate fScaArg1 chromosome 4, fScaArg1.pri, whole genome shotgun sequence:
- the rtn4r gene encoding reticulon-4 receptor produces MKTVIIDGGRLLFLVMWLNLVPQTDSCPAKCVCYSEPRPTVACQQQGLFSIPSEIPVRSQRIFLQSNKLTVVRSTSFSSCHNLTVLWLYSNNISYIEAGAFYGLEKLEELDIGDNSNLRTISPTAFRGLTKLHTLHLHRCGLSELPVGVFRGMFSLQYLYLQDNNILTLHDDTFLDLANLTYLYLHNNKIKIVTDNMFRGLINLDRLLLHQNRVIYVQPRAFSDLGKLKSLFLFFNNLTVLTGETMDPLVSLQYLRLNGNQWICDCRARTLWDWFKRFKGSSSELECNVPEFLAGKDLKRLKSEDLEGCVETPQIQTNLFSSKPQSGKFPSTEDPPGDTIPRCCLGDNDKSSILSGKSRQITNNPLKEKENMSKTKYKEPERTKNETQNKQNDGPLGTLSNTLDKSLENLNPDLIDNLESSTASNKKKKKCSKKPKSDTQCIKGRGSTLQVLRFLFIPMIWISLAMS; encoded by the coding sequence gGGGGCGACTCCTGTTTTTGGTGATGTGGCTGAACCTTGTGCCTCAAACTGACAGCTGCCCTGCCAAGTGTGTGTGCTATAGTGAGCCCAGACCCACTGTGGCCTGCCAACAACAAGGACTGTTTTCCATCCCATCTGAGATCCCTGTGCGGAGCCAGCGGATATTCCTCCAGAGCAACAAGCTGACAGTGGTGAGATCCACCAGCTTCAGCTCTTGCCACAATCTCACTGTTCTCTGGCTCTACTCCAACAACATCAGCTACATTGAGGCCGGAGCCTTCTATGGATTGGAAAAACTGGAGGAACTGGACATCGGAGACAACAGTAACCTCCGCACCATCAGCCCTACAGCCTTCCGGGGCTTAACTAAGCTGCACACcctccacctgcacaggtgtgGCCTGTCAGAGCTCCCTGTTGGGGTTTTCCGAGGAATGTTCTCCCTACAGTACCTTTACCTGCAGGACAATAATATTCTAACCCTGCACGATGACACTTTTCTGGACCTTGCCAACCTTACCTATCTTTACCTACACAATAACAAAATCAAGATAGTAACAGATAACATGTTTCGAGGCTTAATCAATCTAGACCGACTGCTTCTACACCAGAACCGAGTGATCTATGTCCAACCAAGGGCTTTTAGTGATCTTGGTAAGCTGAAATCCCTGTTCTTGTTCTTCAACAATCTAACTGTCTTGACAGGGGAGACCATGGACCCACTGGTGTCTCTCCAGTATTTACGTTTAAATGGAAATCAATGGATCTGTGACTGCCGGGCAAGGACCTTGTGGGACTGGTTCAAGCGTTTCAAAGGTTCCAGCTCTGAGTTGGAGTGTAATGTCCCTGAGTTCCTTGCAGGAAAAGACCTGAAACGACTAAAAAGTGAAGACCTGGAGGGGTGTGTGGAAACACCTCAAATCCAGACCAATCTCTTCAGCTCCAAGCCACAGTCTGGGAAATTCCCTTCCACTGAAGATCCTCCTGGGGACACCATTCCCAGGTGTTGCCTTGGAGATAACGACAAGTCCTCTATACTGTCTGGCAAGAGCCGCCAAATCACTAACAACCCCCTTAAAGAAAAGGAGAATATGTCTAAGACTAAATATAAGGAACCAGAACGAACAAAAAACGAGACCCAGAACAAGCAAAATGATGGACCACTGGGAACCCTGTCCAACACCCTGGACAAATCTTTGGAAAACTTAAACCCTGACCTTATAGACAATCTCGAATCATCAACAGcatcaaacaaaaagaaaaagaagtgttCCAAAAAGCCCAAATCAGACACCCAGTGCATCAAAGGCCGGGGTTCTACTTTGCAAGTGCTGCGCTTTCTCTTCATTCCCATGATCTGGATATCTCTAGCCATGTCTTAG